The following are encoded in a window of Pseudalgibacter alginicilyticus genomic DNA:
- the ribB gene encoding 3,4-dihydroxy-2-butanone-4-phosphate synthase, giving the protein MTTQTDIPQKNSTIKLNTIHEAIEDIRDGKVIIVVDDENRENEGDFLAAADKVTPEMINFMATHGRGLICAPLTENRCKELELNMMVRNNTDPMETAFTVSVDLRGHGVTTGISAADRAKTVKALIDPNTKSFELARPGHIFPLVAKEGGVLRRTGHTEAAIDFARLAGLNPAGVIVEIMNEDGSMARLPQLIKVAKKLNLKIVSIEDLVAYRMQHDSLIDKKEDFQIETRFGSFRLRAYKQTTNNQIHIALTKGQWKDDEPVLTRINSTMVNNDILGTLTNNVDKQLVDMFKVINKEGKGAIIFINQETQSMNLLNRLSVLKENQTPDSIYKAPKVDMDARDFGIGAQILHDLNVHKLRLISNTEQTKRVGLIGYGLEIIEYVNY; this is encoded by the coding sequence ATTCGTGATGGAAAAGTTATTATTGTTGTAGATGATGAAAATCGTGAAAATGAAGGTGATTTTCTAGCAGCTGCAGATAAAGTAACACCAGAAATGATAAACTTTATGGCTACCCATGGTAGAGGGCTTATTTGTGCGCCACTAACAGAAAATAGATGTAAAGAACTTGAACTAAACATGATGGTTCGCAATAATACAGACCCAATGGAAACCGCTTTTACGGTTTCTGTAGATTTAAGAGGTCATGGTGTTACTACGGGTATTTCTGCTGCTGATAGAGCCAAAACAGTAAAAGCTCTTATAGACCCAAATACAAAATCCTTTGAATTAGCTCGTCCAGGACACATTTTTCCTTTAGTAGCTAAAGAAGGAGGTGTTTTAAGACGAACAGGACATACTGAAGCAGCCATCGATTTTGCTAGATTAGCAGGGTTAAATCCTGCTGGTGTTATTGTAGAAATCATGAATGAAGATGGGTCTATGGCACGACTTCCTCAACTTATTAAAGTTGCTAAAAAGCTAAATTTAAAAATAGTTTCTATAGAAGATTTAGTAGCTTATAGAATGCAGCACGATTCTTTAATTGACAAAAAAGAAGACTTTCAAATAGAAACACGTTTTGGAAGCTTCAGATTAAGGGCTTACAAGCAGACAACTAATAACCAAATACATATAGCACTTACAAAAGGACAATGGAAAGATGATGAACCTGTGTTAACAAGGATAAATTCTACCATGGTAAACAATGATATTTTAGGTACACTGACCAATAATGTAGATAAACAATTGGTGGATATGTTTAAGGTTATAAATAAAGAAGGTAAAGGTGCCATTATATTTATTAACCAAGAAACACAATCAATGAATCTTTTAAACCGACTAAGTGTTTTAAAAGAAAACCAAACTCCTGACTCTATTTACAAAGCTCCTAAGGTAGATATGGATGCTAGAGATTTTGGTATAGGAGCACAAATTTTACATGATTTAAATGTTCATAAACTGCGATTAATTTCTAACACTGAACAAACAAAACGCGTTGGTTTAATTGGTTATGGCTTAGAAATTATTGAATATGTAAATTATTAA
- a CDS encoding DegT/DnrJ/EryC1/StrS family aminotransferase, whose amino-acid sequence MPGFELFGDLERKQVNDVLDNGVLMRYGFDGMRNGHWKAKELEAELQNTFQSKHVQLVSSGTAAVSIALASAGVGAGDEVIMPTFTFVASFEAIMMLGAIPILVDIDDTLCLSPEAVTAAITQKTKAVMVVQMCGSMGQMDALKAICDKHDLLLIEDACQAIGGTYKNQPLGSIGHLGCFSFDFVKTITCGEGGAVISNNKDYYINADHYSDHGHDHVGLDRGAETHPFLGYNFRISELHAAVGLAQVKRLPEFLAIQKRNYNILRDALSQISEVVFRTVPDGGVENYGFLNFFLPDLEIATNVSENFKESGVDGCFHYYNNNWHYVRKWDHLKKLKSLFPISEEVKEGLKYLETKTFKTSDHYISRNISCLIKLSWTEAEVKRRAGKMVEAIQNVI is encoded by the coding sequence GGCATGCGAAATGGGCATTGGAAAGCTAAAGAATTAGAGGCAGAATTACAAAACACCTTTCAATCTAAACACGTGCAATTGGTATCCAGTGGAACGGCTGCTGTATCTATAGCATTAGCAAGTGCAGGCGTAGGAGCAGGAGATGAAGTTATTATGCCAACATTCACATTTGTGGCCAGTTTTGAAGCTATTATGATGCTTGGCGCTATTCCAATATTAGTTGATATTGATGATACCTTATGTTTGAGTCCAGAAGCTGTTACAGCAGCTATCACACAAAAAACTAAAGCCGTTATGGTTGTGCAAATGTGTGGTAGTATGGGACAAATGGATGCTTTAAAAGCGATTTGTGATAAGCATGATTTATTATTAATAGAGGACGCATGTCAAGCTATAGGTGGCACATATAAAAACCAACCATTAGGTAGCATAGGGCATTTAGGTTGTTTTTCATTTGATTTTGTAAAAACCATAACTTGCGGTGAAGGTGGGGCTGTCATAAGCAATAATAAAGATTATTATATAAATGCCGACCATTATAGCGATCATGGTCACGACCATGTTGGTTTAGATAGAGGTGCAGAAACGCATCCGTTTTTAGGATATAATTTCAGGATATCAGAATTACATGCAGCTGTTGGCTTGGCTCAAGTGAAGCGTTTACCTGAATTTTTAGCTATTCAAAAAAGAAACTATAACATCTTGCGTGATGCTTTGTCTCAAATATCAGAGGTTGTTTTTAGAACCGTTCCTGATGGTGGTGTGGAAAACTATGGGTTTTTAAATTTCTTTCTACCAGATTTAGAAATAGCCACTAATGTTTCCGAAAACTTTAAAGAAAGTGGGGTAGATGGATGCTTTCATTATTACAATAACAACTGGCATTACGTTCGTAAATGGGATCATTTAAAAAAACTAAAATCATTATTTCCTATTTCAGAAGAGGTTAAAGAAGGACTTAAGTATCTTGAAACTAAAACTTTTAAAACATCAGATCATTATATCTCAAGAAATATATCATGCTTAATTAAGTTATCATGGACAGAAGCAGAAGTAAAACGTAGAGCTGGAAAAATGGTTGAGGCCATTCAAAATGTTATTTAG